The Callospermophilus lateralis isolate mCalLat2 chromosome 3, mCalLat2.hap1, whole genome shotgun sequence genome has a segment encoding these proteins:
- the LOC143393941 gene encoding olfactory receptor 4F21-like — MDGLNGSVVSEFVLLGLSGSWETRVILTLTFSLLYLGIILGNFFIVFLVVADSHLHSPMYFLLANLSFNDVWVSSTTVPKMIFDLLSEHKIISFQGCMIQICFIHMMGGVEMVLLIAMAFDRYAAICKPLHYLNIMSPKRCILLVVIGWVTGVVHAMSQFSFVMNLPFCGPNTIDSFYCDFPRVIQLACSDADKFEFVVAANSGFMSMGTFFLLLLSYVFILVTVWKRSSGDLSKALVTLSAHITVVVLFFTPCMFLYVWPFPTSSIDKYLFIADFAITPALNPVIYTLRNKDIKISIQRLNKQGHYNRFC, encoded by the coding sequence ATGGATGGACTGAATGGCTCTGTGGTTTCTGAGTTTGTGCTGCTGGGACTCTCAGGTTCTTGGGAAACTAGAGTTATTCTTACATTGACATTCTCCTTGCTCTACTTAGGGATCATCCTGGGAAATTTCTTTATTGTCTTCTTGGTGGTTGCTGATTCTCACTTGCATTCTCCTATGTACTTCCTGCTGGCCAACCTGTCCTTCAATGATGTGTGGGTTTCCTCCACTACAGTTCCTAAGATGATCTTCGATCTTTTAAGTGAACACAAAATAATTTCCTTCCAAGGTTGTATGATACAGATCTGTTTCATTCACATGATGGGAGGAGTGGAGATGGTGCTGCTCATAGCCATGGCATTTGACAGGTATGCAGCCATCTGTAAGCCTCTCCACTACTTGAACATTATGAGCCCTAAAAGATGTATTTTACTTGTAGTCATTGGCTGGGTAACAGGAGTGGTCCATGCTATGTCTCAGTTTTCTTTTGTTATGAACTTGCCTTTTTGTGGTCCTAATACAATAGACAGCTTTTACTGTGACTTCCCCAGGGTCATACAGCTCGCGTGCTCCGATGCAGACAAGTTTGAGTTTGTCGTTGCTGCCAACAGTGGATTCATGAGCATGGGCACCTTCTTCCTGCTCCTCCTTTCCTATGtcttcattttggtcactgtctggaAACGTTCCTCTGGGGACTTGTCCAAGGCTCTTGTCACATTATCAGCTCACATCACTGTGGTGGTTCTGTTTTTCACTCCATGTATGTTTCTCTATGTGTGGCCTTTCCCCACGTCATCAATTGACAAGTACCTGTTCATTGCTGACTTTGCTATCACGCCTGCCTTGAATCCTGTCATCTACACACTAAGAAACAAAGATataaagatatcaattcaaagacTAAACAAACAAGGTCATTACAACAGATTTTGCTGA